Proteins from a genomic interval of Lycium ferocissimum isolate CSIRO_LF1 chromosome 2, AGI_CSIRO_Lferr_CH_V1, whole genome shotgun sequence:
- the LOC132040519 gene encoding uncharacterized protein LOC132040519 encodes MSLSPIMSSLVPPLTLPTVSISYTQLSDKNADLSAKIQQGFGPNGLGILSISDVPGYSLCRKNLLHLGPKLANLPDDVKMELEDANSRYNFGWSHGKEKLESGKLDLLKGSFYANPVLDVPTTDQSLIERYPSYCGSNIWPRKVLPELETAFKTLGKLILDVGLLLAYHCDRYVMLEGERLEQTLVHSRCHKGRLLYYFPAQQHSSPDHGSISSWCGWHTDHGSLTGLTCGMFTRDAVEIDCPDSAAGLYVKTRTGQIVKVEYGVDEIAYQIGETTEILSSGRLCATPHCVQAPKGDAASGVDRTTFALFMQPDWDQKLSFPEDVHIHRELIQSNGSLTFGEYTEKLLDKYYHLKM; translated from the coding sequence ATGTCTCTTTCTCCGATCATGAGCTCGTTAGTTCCGCCACTTACACTTCCAACTGTTTCAATATCATATACCCAACTAAGTGACAAGAATGCTGATTTGTCTGCAAAAATACAACAAGGTTTTGGCCCAAATGGTCTTGGAATTCTGTCAATATCCGATGTTCCTGGTTATTCATTGTGTCGAAAGAATCTTCTCCACCTTGGTCCCAAGTTAGCCAACCTTCCTGATGATGTGAAAATGGAGCTTGAAGATGCTAATAGTAGGTACAACTTTGGATGGAGTCATGGTAAAGAAAAGCTCGAATCGGGTaagctagatttgttgaaaGGATCTTTTTATGCAAATCCAGTGTTAGATGTACCTACGACAGACCAATCTCTCATTGAACGATATCCATCGTATTGTGGATCAAACATATGGCCTCGTAAGGTTCTGCCAGAACTTGAAACCGCGTTTAAAACTCTTGGAAAGTTGATACTGGATGTGGGGTTGCTCTTGGCGTATCATTGTGATCGCTATGTGATGCTTGAGGGTGAACGTCTTGAACAGACGCTTGTTCATTCTAGATGTCATAAAGGTCGTCTGCTTTATTATTTTCCAGCTCAGCAGCATAGCAGCCCTGACCATGGTTCCATATCGTCGTGGTGTGGATGGCATACAGATCATGGTTCCCTTACAGGTCTTACATGTGGTATGTTTACTAGAGATGCTGTAGAAATAGATTGCCCTGATAGTGCTGCTGGTCTTTATGTTAAAACAAGAACCGGTCAAATAGTTAAGGTGGAGTATGGGGTGGATGAAATAGCATACCAAATAGGTGAAACAACTGAGATCCTCTCAAGTGGTCGGCTTTGTGCGACGCCACACTGTGTTCAGGCACCAAAAGGTGATGCTGCATCTGGTGTTGATCGCACAACATTTGCATTGTTCATGCAACCTGATTGGGATCAAAAGCTTTCTTTTCCAGAGGATGTGCATATTCATCGCGAGTTGATTCAGTCCAATGGATCTCTTACTTTTGGAGAATACACTGAGAAGCTCCTTGACAAGTATTACCATCTCAAGATGTAA
- the LOC132047648 gene encoding receptor-like protein EIX2 produces the protein MRGLYLVVVLFFSLTITFKFSSCSGICKVNEKNALLRLKKEANDPTNVLSSWVDKEDCCNWEGVLCNNVTGSVIELSINGWDSTELKGLKVDNFSWLPSLDNLDHLGMSGVDLSEVTNWPEVINMLPSLINLRFWNCSLHSIPPMFHHNNSILENLDLSLNNFSSAIPGWIFSFSSLVSLELIGSNFIGSFPNGPFNLTSFTTLRASSNSFGSVLPQWLFDLNNLEYLDLSFGGFEGPIPSGVGSCTKLTYLSLASNNLNFTIPNWLYRCKNLETLIMKGNSLEGTVSDSISNLTSLTSIDMSENFLSGKLPSVIGKLSKLEDLDLSENRFEGEVSEIFNTMNNCPPIGSGNCSSLRTLRLNDNKLVGNLPKSFGHLPSLQICFMSNNRLEGVLTEEHFTNLTNLMWFYASRSNLTLSVSSDWIPPFQASDIIMSGWRLGPEFPLWIQSQQSIMNLDMSNAGIVGEVPTWFWNSSSQIRFLNMSHNQLIGEIPTISISDSSMGGGGPWLIYLSSNNFSGSLPHIPTMVTELDLSNNSFSKGLTNFLCDKTNASYMLEILHLGGNRFSEKIPDCFMNWPELRVLNLGENKLTGSIPRSIGALSNLKSLDLKKNKLSGPLPSSLINCTRLWKIDLNENELDGKLPSWLGTRLSKLIVLSLRSNKFDGELATELCQLNDLQILDLASNNLFGDIPRCVNNFTAMVNGRKLIRDDDEEMDYSYYVGVFRESATAATKGNIYQYDTILSLFTSMDISNNNLSGNLPMSLTSLVGLRSLNFSNNHLTGSIPRSIGNMKVLESLDISNNQLSGEIPQSISSLTSLSHLNVSHNDLRGRIPVSTQLQSFSNSSFIGNKLCGLPLRESCSKKNPEVENEEEDEDDNEVEWFYVSMAIGFIVAFWGVSAPLLSIRQWRHAYFSFLDRKWTDIMCKYVTLRRSLFMHG, from the coding sequence ATGAGAGGGCTGTACTTAGTAGTTGTCCTGTTTTTCTCTTTAACAATTACCTTTAAGTTCAGTTCTTGTAGTGGAATTTGCAAGGTAAATGAGAAAAATGCTTTACTAAGGTTAAAGAAAGAAGCAAATGATCCCACAAATGTACTATCTTCTTGGGTTGATAAAGAAGATTGTTGTAATTGGGAAGGAGTTTTATGCAACAATGTAACTGGTTCTGTCATTGAGCTATCCATTAATGGCTGGGATTCGACTGAACTTAAAGGCCTAAAAGTTGATAATTTCTCTTGGTTACCAAGTCTCGACAATCTTGATCATTTGGGCATGTCTGGTGTGGATTTAAGTGAAGTTACAAATTGGCCTGAGGTGATTAACATGCTTCCTTCTTTGATTAATCTTCGTTTTTGGAATTGTAGTCTTCATTCAATACCCCCTATGTTTCATCATAATAATTCTATTCTTGAAAATCTTGATCTTTCTCTGAATAACTTTAGTTCTGCGATTCCCGGGTGGATTTTCAGTTTTAGTAGTCTTGTTTCTCTTGAACTCATTGGTAGCAATTTCATTGGTTCATTTCCGAATGGCCCTTTTAACTTGACTTCTTTCACAACATTAAGAGCTTCTAGCAACTCCTTTGGTTCTGTTTTACCTCAATGGTTATTTGATCTAAATAATCTTGAATATCTTGATTTGAGTTTTGGTGGTTTTGAGGGTCCAATACCAAGTGGTGTTGGAAGTTGTACCAAGCTTACTTATCTTAGTCTTGCTTCCAATAATCTGAATTTCACCATCCCAAATTGGCTCTATAGATGCAAGAATCTTGAAACACTTATCATGAAGGGAAACAGTCTTGAGGGAACAGTTTCAGATTCGATTTCAAATTTGACATCTCTAACTAGTATTGACATGtctgaaaattttctttctgGAAAGTTACCGAGTGTAATtggaaagttgtcgaaattagaGGATCTTGATCTCTCAGAAAATCGATTTGAAGGAGAAGTATCCGAGATTTTCAATACTATGAATAATTGCCCTCCAATAGGCTCAGGAAATTGTTCTTCTTTGAGGACTTTAAGACTAAATGACAACAAGTTAGTAGGAAATCTTCCGAAAAGTTTTGGACACCTTCCAAGTTTACAAATCTGTTTCATGTCCAATAATAGGTTGGAAGGGGTGTTAACAGAAGAACATTTCACTAACTTGACAAATTTGATGTGGTTTTATGCATCTAGGAGTAATTTGACTTTGAGTGTGAGTTCAGATTGGATTCCACCTTTCCAAGCTAGCGACATTATAATGAGCGGTTGGCGCTTAGGCCCTGAATTTCCTTTGTGGATCCAATCCCAACAATCAATCATGAATTTGGACATGTCAAATGCGGGTATAGTAGGTGAAGTTCCAACTTGGTTCTGGAACTCATCGTCTCAAATTCGTTTCCTCAACATGTCTCATAACCAACTCATTGGTGAAATTCCAACTATCTCAATTTCTGATAGCTCCATGGGAGGTGGAGGTCCTTGGTTGATCTACTTAAGTTCCAACAATTTTAGTGGTTCACTCCCTCATATTCCAACCATGGTAACAGAGTTAGACCTTTCAAATAACTCTTTCTCAAAAGGTTTAACAAACTTCTTGTGTGATAAAACGAATGCATCTTACATGTTAGAGATTCTACACCTCGGAGGAAATCGTTTCTCCGAAAAAATTCCTGATTGTTTTATGAATTGGCCAGAGTTGAGAGTTCTTAACCTGGGAGAAAATAAGCTTACTGGAAGCATTCCAAGATCCATTGGGGCTTTAAGCAATTTGAAATCTTTGGACTTGAAAAAAAACAAACTTTCTGGTCCATTGCCTTCATCCTTGATCAACTGCACAAGATTGTGGAAAATAGACTTGAATGAGAATGAGTTAGACGGAAAATTGCCATCTTGGTTAGGTACAAGGCTATCAAAGCTGATAGTCCTGAGTCTTCGGTCAAACAAATTCGATGGTGAATTAGCTACTGAACTTTGCCAACTCAATGATCTTCAAATCTTGGATCTTGCCAGCAACAATTTGTTTGGAGATATACCTCGTTGTGTTAACAACTTCACAGCTATGGTGAATGGAAGGAAGTTAATTAGAGATGACGACGAGGAGATGGACTATTCGTATTATGTTGGAGTTTTCAGGGAAAGTGCAACAGCAGCAACTAAGGGCAACATATACCAGTATGACACCATTTTGTCATTGTTTACAAGTATGGATATTTCTAACAATAATCTTTCTGGTAACCTTCCTATGAGTCTTACAAGTCTTGTTGGATTGAGATCATTaaatttctccaacaatcatctCACCGGTAGTATTCCAAGGAGCATCGGCAACATGAAGGTATTAGAATCACTTGATATATCGAATAATCAACTCTCTGGTGAAATACCACAAAGCATTTCGAGTTTAACCTCTTTGAGCCACTTGAATGTGTCTCACAACGACTTAAGAGGGCGAATTCCTGTGAGCACTCAACTTCAAAGCTTTAGCAATTCTAGTTTTATCGGAAATAAACTTTGCGGGCTTCCACTCAGGGAGAGTTGCAGTAAAAAGAATCCTGaggttgaaaatgaagaagaagatgaagatgataaTGAAGTGGAAtggttctatgtttccatggcAATAGGATTTATTGTGGCTTTTTGGGGTGTAAGTGCTCCTTTGCTTTCCATAAGACAATGGAGACATGCCTATTTTAGTTTTTTAGATAGAAAATGGACAGACATAATGTGTAAATATGTGACATTGAGGAGATCTCTCTTCATGCATGGATGA